TAATATTTGGAAAGTACGGATGAAATTTAAGTTctcaaactttatttttagttaactTGAGTCCTCAGATTGATAATTTAATCGTTTTAGTCAACAGTAGCTAAAATAAGATGATACAGTAACTAAAaatgatttctatttttttaaaaggatTTTAAATGGTTTCTGCTTAGTTTCTAGTTAGGTGTTATATATAGGTTCAACATTCTggtaattagttttttttatcaacataaaatattatgaattgaGTTAGTTATAGTTAATCACATGATCTAGATTGGATCTAATGCAATAATTAACATGGAGTAGTATGAAatgttaataataaaacatttaaataaaacctGTCCCAAATCTTGTGCAGCAAACATACTGAAGCATGTTGTTAATTagaatactccatataattagCATATTAACATGATTAGTAGCTAGTATATGACGTAGAAGTGTTTAATTGTCCAACTACTTATGCTACATCACTGAATAAAacttagtgaaatatgacttatattctataaattagtttatagttaatataaatgaaatcatGTGATATTTAATGATAGATACTTGATAAAAACAACCATAAACATTCCTAAAGAACAATATGAGATTTTTAATGGTGAACGAAAAAGATTTAACGTATAGTACCAATTACCAAGCGTAttgtaaaatatttgtatCAAGATGGTTGTAATAATATTGGCTCTAAAAAGTTCAGATAATCATTGAAGTTTTGCTCATCATCATTAGCTTATTGTTGAGGAACATTTGAGCTACTGCATCATGTAATTTCATTGACTTTGAAGTTAAGTTTTGTGTGAACAACCATAATTATGTGACTCTATTTTAAACTAGTATCTCACTGTCTTTATATAAGACCCAGTGCATTTCACAggataaaatatactagtattaaattatgacacaaaataaaacagggCTCGTTTCattgttattaattaattcatggTGTCTAGTGTGGTAGTTTTGTGGGGAcatttacattattagatCCCAATTTCAAGTAAGCCACGAAAAATAAagattactatatttttttacacgAAGAATTTAATCAGGGAAGAAATAAATAGAGGATgaaagattaatataaaaaatttatactttaaTAACTATAAGAAATATCATACTAGTATTCTAGAATTGTAGAATACGAGATTCGAATGCAATAAAACAAGACTAGTAATCAGCCCCTTGCAAAAACCATAGAAGCAAACAATCATGATATTGATAACTCTgcagaattaaaataattgaataaggtTTTAGCCAAAATCACTTTTGTAAAAGGGTGAAGTCTTTTTGAAGGAAGTGATTCATAGAGTGCATCCCAAGTAAGCCATATAagagataactaaaaaaatctaCATAAAGATAGTTATACAAATTCactatatattctttttatatgaaataatattttccaaCATTGTTTACAAATTTATTGTGGCAAAAATTAATGATTCCAAGAGTACACCTTAAGATTAGTTGGGAAAAAAGATTGTTAAAGCGTGGAATCTTCCTTCGTGTctgtttgaataaaattatgcGAATTCACTTTATTACCTTTATATTTCATATGGTTATGACTTATGAGCTATGTAAAGAAAAGGTTTACAACAGCCAgtcaaattaattagttgataatttttagtttttataaaCTCACCAAAAGCACTCCCTTTATTTCCAGGGAAAAAAAGCATTTCAACAATGTctggatattaaaaaaagcatTACGAGAAATAGGTAATAATGCtgcaaaatcaaattacaaccagttgtataattttaattttaattagtatacATTGACTAGTGTGATTAATTGCAATAATGCCGTCTTGAAAATTCTAATAGGTGGAATAAGTGATTCCATgaccattttataaaaaatagtactactaataattgCAATAATACATGGTAATAGTAATTATAATGATTAAATGTCATGTACTTGTAGCTACATGAAATGAAATCAGTTGCTATTACACTAATCATAGAAAGCaattatgaaatgaaacaGTAATATCCACTTTAAACCTCCCTTTCGCGCGCTTTTACAACGATTTTATTCcaacaatttcaaaaattacgAACTAAAGTTCAATTCCTCCAAAGGTCACAcaattctataaatatgtaatgaaatcattaacttttttgaATTAgtttaacataaataaactCCGGCTGTTTCGTTAAAGTGTAGACtgaaaatcaaaagaaaaagctATTAAAATCCCactttgaaagaaaaaagtgggAGTGAAACCACGGGCTATTAAGTTTGTTTTACAtcatactttttttaaaatttgataccatactagaatttgaaattattaaatcatgcTTTTATTATAGGGATATATCAAGATAAGATATGTACATGGTTTGCTTTAATTAAACCTTTCTAAAACTAAGAACGGAAATAAATCGAAACATACTGTAAAAAAATCCCAgagtaattttttgttaagCATCACGCGGTCTCAAGATATAAATGAACATTACTAACTTATTATTTAGGGAGTGTATCATTATTGATTAAACTAGCATGTTCcatgaaacaaaataagagtCAAAAGATACGATCGATTTGTGTAATAAACATTGTCAAActtcatcaaattaatgaatgtgtagtgaatttcttaaaaaaaggGGCAATTGatgagattttaaaattaatattcagtACAGTTTGGTTCGAAAGATTATATCTTGCTATCGAATTATACTAATGAGTCAAAACATTCGTACGGCACCTCAAAAACAATCGGACTAGATGGATAACGATAATGAGTCAAAACAATCGTAGGACAggtgaataaataaaatgaaaaagaatttaaaggaataatttttgaagaaaaaaagaaaaggagtgATTTAGTTTAGAAGGTTAGGAATGGATGAAGTTGAGAGGAGTAGGAGGCTATCCGGGACAATACCATACCCGTGTGCGCCCGCTCATTTACACATCCGGTGGCGCTGGGAAGCGCGGTAGGAGTGGTGTGGGACCCGTGCTCAAGCAAGCCTTAAACATCACGACAGTGAAGCCTGAGAGTGCAATTGACAGCTTGCATTCAAGCTACAATTTCACCTACCTATTCTattcttccctctctctcactcactCACTATTTTTAGCCTTCCCTCTTTCAATTCCCTTCTCTCATATTCACAATATGCTATATACATGCATAATTAGGCTGTAGCTCAGTTCTAGCAGTGTTGTTTAAAGACACTACCTATTTCATTGTATTTGGGGGTATGCCTcgcattttccttttctgtcTCTTCTTCATTTACATGCTTTCCTCACGTTTTTCAGCTCCTGCAAAATTCACTTCTAAAAGGAATTTTATGGTATTTTCCCTTATTgctgaagaaaataaatcaaatcaaatggGAAAGTTTTAAATTCGATGTATCAGTATATTGAACCATTTGAGTTATTGAAAATGGGATTTGAATACTTATTTCGATTTCtgcaattttccatttttgagaaatgctcaatctcaaaatttgcttttaagaaaaaattccATTACTCATTATTTCATTCCTACAATTCTCTGCGTTTTTCTAGATTTTGAGAGGTTGGTTTTATTGTTCAAATTCTCTATCACTCTCACTTTTTTTATGTTGAACTTGGGCAAAATTTTATGTCGGTTGAGTTTTTGAATAAAGTCATATGTCCATATCTACTTTTGTTTGTTACTGATTGTGTGTAAATTGGAAAAGGGACTATGATAAGGTTTTGGAGGTTCTTGTTTGCAACTTGCAAGAATTCAAAAAACGCttgaatttgaaagaaaaaaaaaatcacccTTTTGGTCCCAGCTCTGTATAAGCTGTCAAGCACAATCTTCTGATAATCCCTTCTCGAATTCTTACCGTCCCACATTTTTGAACTTGTATTCTGTAactctgtttttgtttttatctaCGTAGGCAAACTAGTCCAAGTTCTTGTTATAACATCACatgtttcttgttttgttgCAGTTATTGGCATTGGTGTAGTAGAGAAAGAGAGGTGATGGAGCCAGAGTTGATAGATGAAATCGATTGTGGAAACTTTTTCGACCAAATGGATGATTTGATTGACTTTCCCCCAGACAGCGAGTGTGGTGATGCTAACTTAGTTAGCTCCAGTGACTGCAAGGATTTCCCCTCGTGGGAAGAGGCCTTGCAGGGCTGCGACACTCTCTTCTCCGCCAGCCATGACAGCTCTGCCTCCGACCTTGCTGCTGAGCTCTCTGTTCCGGTCAGCATCTTCTACATAGCTCTTAATGTCTATTGTGTTTAATGAATATTGTGCAGAAGAATTTGATAGCTAGAGATTCCAAATTCACATTAGTTTTGAATCTGATCATGTTGTCATTGGTAGAATATGTTTTATTGTGTTTGAGTTTGATTGAGGCTCAATTCTTGATCAGGAAAACttgaaatgaataaatgagCTTTTACCTGCTTTTTCATGGTGAGAGTtactaaatttataatttatgaatgtcTTGATTATTTCATCCAATGCTTTTAAAGAGGTCGCTGGTCGTCTTTCTTCGTTGATTCTGAAAATATcgattttgtgagttaatttGATTCATCCAATGAATGTCTTGTTAAGTTTAAGTTTTTTGCTATACTAAACCAACATGATTtcttatgtttatgtttgcattgtatatttattcaaCCTTCATTTGTTTAACTTTGATCTGATTGTTGAACTGTTTGTTGTTGCAGTATGAGGATATAGTACAACTGGAGTGGCTTTCGACCTTTGTGGAGGATTCGTTTTCAGGCGGGGGGCTGACAGTCGGCAAAGAGAATCTGCGTGCCAGCAACGACTCACCACATAGCCAATTCCAAAGCTTGAGTCCAGTTTCCGTAGTGGAGAGCAGCAGCTGCAGCAGCAGTTCCTCCTCAGGTGGGAAGGTGATGCCTCTCAGCCCCTGCCATCGTGGCCCCCAGCGTGCACGCAGCAAGCGCCCTCGGCCAGCAACTTTCAACCCTCGACCGGCAATTCAGCTCATCTCCCCGGCATCCTCTTATCAGGAGAACCCCCATGTTTCTTCTGCCCTCCACGGTGGGGTTTCATCGGAATCCAACAACTTTGCTGAGTCGTGGCCCGTAAAGAAGAGCAAGAAAATCAAGATAACGCCTCCTGCAAATCCGACAGCAGCGCAGCAAGACCCTCCTCCAGTCCGGAAATGCTTGCATTGCGAGATAACAAAGACTCCGCAGTGGAGGGCGGGGCCCATGGGCCCAAAGACGCTGTGCAATGCTTGTGGCGTTCGTTACAAGTCTGGGAGGCTGTTCCCTGAGTACCGCCCTGCTGCTAGTCCAACCTTCGTCCCGTCTCTGCACTCAAACTCGCACAAGAAGGTGACCGAGATGAGATGCAAGGCTGAGACCAGAAGCGCAGCAGCTGCACCCGACACTTCAGTGTAGACGAGACTTATCAGTCAGTTGGTGGTTTCCCTTCTCCGTTGCTAGTCAGTCATGCAGGTTATGCCATTTGTTTGTTCTTTAGTTCTTTGTACATTGATGTAAGGAAGGGATAGGAGCTTTATAATTCATCATATTTTAGCTAGTTCGGGGCGAGGAAGAAGaggacgaagaagaagaagagagtcTAGGGAGTTTAGCAATGAGGACTGAGGGAAGGTTTTGCCCTAATCTTGGATAGTTCCTTGAAATTTATAGCATTTCCAGCAAGTTTTGGTGGGAATTCTTTTTGCAGTTGATTTGCTTGTAGTGTTGATCTTGAACTGGTAATGGAGTTGGAGTTAAGTTCATGTCTGCTTTTTGCACATTTTGTGTCTTGCAATCTTCctacctttttaaatttaaaatgagtttttattttatccaatCTATATAAGTtggttgaaattaaaaaaatgtcgAATTGTGGGAATGATAGAACATTGCACTGAATATACTGCATAAAGTATTGCATTTGccattaatttaataagatatgattgataatttaattgaatcaaGTATTTAGTTTCCATTATTAGGATTGTACTTGATACACTACAGAGCAGGTATATAATTGCATGACTATAATCATTTACCGTGTATGCCTAATAAATCCAATTACACaatatgttttacatttaccATGAAACCAATCACATTAGATTGCTGCTAAAATGATTTTCTTAGTAGCATGGTTGAAAATGAGACCAACACAAAATGTAAGTTGTTGGATTTTGATGGGATGTGGAAACTAATTCTATTATATTGATTTCGACAAAGTCATTTACATATGTTTGGACTCCAATTCCAAATAAATGAAGGGTCCATCGAAATTCAAATGTAAGATCTGGCCTTCTATTTCGATGGGCTTCTTATTTACGTCTTTCCACTAGCTCCATATTAGGCACATTATGGTGTCTAATTTTTAGTGAGAAtgcaatttatatttcatgtgCAATTTgatcatcattattattacatgAGTAATGTGTAACCTAAACGCCATCTTTGAATGACAGTCATATTTTGATTCTCTTCATCACgtgttagaaataaaaaagacaataCTAATACGGTTACttgattataaaaatacacacCAACTagcataataataaaaaaaaacataatgacCTTAGAAGAGAAATAAGATGGTTTTGAAGTCATTATCTCAATTCAATGGTGACTGAAATTTTCAATGATATGtgaaattttcatttactaTATATGAAATGGTGACTGAATGCCTAACTCTACACATCTgctaaatatttttgttaatacatacataaatataatatgtataaCTTACAAATGAGTTGACTAAGTGGCGCTAAGGGTGTCATTATTATTATGCTGTAAAACCAAATTACTACACCAACAATGTTAATAGTGACCTTCAACTCCTAACCGGCTTGCATCATTAACATTAATTTAGTGTTGCTTCCTCAAAGATTGGCACTAATTACAAGTGTTCCCTTAGCCGCCGATCACTTTTGGCTTATCTTGTACCTCTATACTAGTGTCCATTGATCAACCCtcacaattttcaatttttataatatggtTGGATATATGATAGTACTATACTTCTAATTGGGCATACAAcattttgatgaataattttaattagacGAAAAGTAGACATTTTACATTGTGATTACGCCTATGCttgccaattttttttactccctacAAACTATAGGTAATATCTCATTAAATTTGATCATACAGTGAGTTTAAAGTATACATTAGAAAAGGCTAtgtttattattaatttaaaatcttaatcaatttgtttttgtaGATTCTAATTCTAATGTTATGATGAACATCAGTACATGTATTCTTGTTTCTAGTGTTGCTTTAGTTTCCCACCGGTCTACCTTCTGATATTCAAATATATGGACATTTAACTGAAAATCATAACTACGCCCTcgttttgaattaatatagTCACTAATAAAATTGTACTGCATTTCTTTACCAAAACAAtcttatttaatattcatgaAAACGATGtgtgaagaaataaataaggacaaaaaagaaataaatatcaatatatgtgTGATTTTAATACTGGGCTTTTCCCCTTACCACTAATTTCGACACTATTTAAAGCAAACATTAATCACAGCTTAAACTCTATTTTGTTACATTTGAAAATCGAAAATATATACCACCTGACCTCCcataatttaaaacttttcaagaaagtcaatttattatttattctacactatttcaataattttcattaaaaattcatcattaccaattttcaaaaatgtatGTGCGTTTGCtgatttatagtataattaatttacttgCCGCAGATTTTGAACGACTCTGTTATTGGTTTGAACTAAAAATTTCGAACAAATCGAGGAAGAGCAAGAATTAATTCTATGGCATATGATGCAAGAAATGTTTTTCTACACTAGTGTAGAAGTTTGAAGGCAAAAAAACGCACTCAACCACAACAAAATCGGAAAATcccactataaataaattgggaCGCTTAATTTTTCTGCATCATTTGTCAATATCATTTTCCTCTGCCACCTTCTGGTCGGCAAGTCACAAACCAAAGCTCAACTTCACTTGTCTCCTcatttcatctctctctctctctctaaaactcACTGTTGTGTGTTTTGTCTGGTGTCTGTGTCTGTCTCTATGTTTTCATGAAACTCTGCATAAATTCTCACTCTCCTCTCCCTCAACCATCACTCCTCCTCCACCTTTTTGCTCTTTCTTCAAGTAAAAGATCCCatttttcttccctctcttCCATCCTTGTCACGCGCCTCTATAAATTTGAAGGGCCCCTCACAAAATTACAAAGTTCTTACCTTTTCAGGATTTCCAAGCTAAAAAGGTGCAAGATATTGCTTTGTGACTTCATTACATTCCAATTTCATACTTTTTTGCTGTTTTCCTGAAtgaaagattcaatttttaactGAAATTCTTTTTCCCTGCAGAAATTGGTGAAGTGGGATTGAGTaatttgaagaaatgattAACGTGATGCATTCATTGAGCAAGCCCATGAATCAAATGGAAAGTTGCTTGGATCCTCAGCTATGGCATGCCTGTGCCGGTGGGATGGCTCAAATCCCTCCACCGAATTCCAAGGTCTATTATTTCCCTCAAGGTCACGCTGAACACGCCAATGAGAATGTTGATTTTCTGAAATTTCCAAGAATTGCACCTCTTATGCTGTGTAGAGTAGAATCTATTAAGTACTTGGCTGATTCTGAGAGTGATGAGGTTTTTGCTAAAATCAGATTAGTGCCTCTGTTAGGGAATGAATCTGGTGTGTGTGATGATGGGGGAGGGGTTGATGGGaatgaggagagagagaaaaccaATTCATTTGCAAAGACATTGACTCAGTCTGATGCAAACAATGGTGGTGGTTTCTCTGTCCCTAGGTATTGTGCTGAGACTATATTTCCTAGGTTGGATTACTCTGCTGAGCCCCCTGTTCAGACAATCTTGGTTAAGGATGTTCATGGGGCTGTTTGGAAGTTTAGGCACATCTATAGGGGGACTCCACGGCGCCACCTTCTCACCACCGGTTGGAGCAATTTTGTGAACCATAAGAAGCTTGTGGCTGGGGATTCAATTGTGTTCTTGAGGGCTGATAATGGGGAGTTATGTGTTGGGATCCGCAGGGCCAAGAGGAGTATCAGTGGTGGAGCTGAGGTCTCGAGTGGATGGAACACGGGGATCCCTGCCTTACAAGGGGGATTCTCGGGTTTTCTTGGTGAGAGCGTGGGGTTATGCAGGAGACGGGGTGGGGGTGAGTTGGGGTTGAAGGAGAGGGGTAATGTGAAGGCTGAGGTTGTTGTTGAGGCAGCTAGTATTGCTGCTAATGGCCAGCCTTTTGAGGTTGTTTACTATCCTCGTGCTGGCTCACCGGAGTTTGTGGTTAGGGAGTCGGCTGTTAGGGCTGCGATGAGGGTGCAGTGGTGCTCGGGGATGAGGTTTAAGATGGCCTTTGAGACGGAGGATTCGTCTAGGATCAGCTGGTTCATGGGAACAATTTCCTCTGTTCAAGTTGATGATCCAATTCATTGGCCTAATTCTCCTTGGAGACTTCTTCAGGTAACCCTATGATCAAATCTTGTATTGAATGATCCATGCTTAGTTGCTGATCACATTTTATGCTAAATCATGTTATGTTTATAATCTTGGATTAGTGTAGAATAATGAGTTTTGAGGTATTCTTGGATTAGATTCAAACTGTTTTTGGAAATTGCATTTGTAGGTGGTTTGGGATGAGCCTGATTTACTACACAATGTGAAGAGAGTGAATCCTTGGTTGGTTGAATTGGTGTCGAATATGGCAGCAGGCCACGGCCTCTCCCGGTTCTCTCCACCAAGGAAGAGGCCGAGGCTGCCTCTGCCAACGGAGTTCCAACTTCCGATGGGGACACTCGTTACCAACCCCTTCAGTCCTAGCAAGCCCTTGTGTTATCTACCAGACCACATTCCTGCAGGCATACAGGGAGCCAGGCATGCTCGATCCAAGAAACTGCAGCCGTTTGATTTCAAGCTGCTCGACTACGCTTCTCAATTTCCTAGACTCCTCACCGGCTACCCTCTCCAAATTCCCAACTGTGATGTCTCACTGAACATGGGTAGTTCTCCACATGAGGTGAAGAAAAGCAACGAGGCCAAGACCCCGATGTTTCTTCTGTTTGGTCAGCCGATTCTCACTGCAGAGCAAATCTCCCAGAGCCACTCTGCAGACACAGAAGGCAATAGCTTAGATGGAAATCAAGAAAACACAGCAAATGCATCCAATGCCTCGGGTTCGGCTGTCATTCAGAATTTTCCACTGGAGGCCTCATCGGATGGAGAGTTCCCGGGATTCGACGACCAAACGCCTTATCTAGAGGCGGATTTTTGATGGTTTATTATTTCTGTTGTACAGTTTGATCAAACTATTGTTGTAGTTGTATTGTAGGTTTACAATTTTGAAGTAGTGGGAAAAATCAATTCCTTTGGAGCAAAACTGTAGTACTCCTAGTAATTTGCTTATGTATGAACtcactttttactataaagATTTTTCATTATGACTTATAATTATTTGGTTAGTACATTCTACACTCTGTTTTAGTCTCCAACCATTGCTATAAATGAAGTTGAGTCATTTGAACCAAAAAATCctaaattcatttattcaatCATACACCACTTTTGCAAATTAGACGTGTGATGGGAGAAACCCTAATTAAtcaaaacacataattaaagtTACTAAACAACAATCAACCCCTTTCTCACATGAgattatcaaaattcaaatgatgTAAAAAGGCTCTTCTAACACGTGTCATTTATTTTAGACCTAACGAATCTTTTTCGGTCCAAATTTATGTTCTCAAATGATCAAATCATCATGCACtagattttcaaatattgtacTATTTCGATTTCACACAACATTTGATAATAGTGATtgcataaaatatgatatcGGAGTTAAACGATCTCTACTGTCATTTATGAGATCCCAAGTTGgacttgaaattaaaatccCAAGAATAGGCAAGAATTCAatttccaattccaattctgATGCCGCATGAGTAGGGCGAGATCAAATTGGGATTTGAgcctgatttttttttattaatgaggTCATTATTAACGAATTAACGAGTAAGTAGGGCCAATGGCTCTAATCCCAATTGCTTGTTACAGATGTCTTTGAGTAAAAAGTCCATTGTCCCAAGctgattgaaaattgaattgacCCAAAATCgctcaataattattttgccATAAGTAATTTGACCgaatttatactatatttgTATGACTAAATTTTATCTATTCCATCAAATCGAATACTCATGTGAATGTTTTATATTGAGATTACAGTattgataaagaaaaaggGTTAGAAAATACATACATGcacttatataaaaatggaggGGGTTCTGTTCTACAATAGATCGCTTCATTTAAGCAAGTTTGTGCGTGACAATTAtgttagtaataaaaaatggttAATTTGGGAGGAAGCATTTATTGTGTAAATTAATTGTGTAAT
The genomic region above belongs to Salvia hispanica cultivar TCC Black 2014 chromosome 3, UniMelb_Shisp_WGS_1.0, whole genome shotgun sequence and contains:
- the LOC125211515 gene encoding auxin response factor 18-like isoform X1, translated to MINVMHSLSKPMNQMESCLDPQLWHACAGGMAQIPPPNSKVYYFPQGHAEHANENVDFLKFPRIAPLMLCRVESIKYLADSESDEVFAKIRLVPLLGNESGVCDDGGGVDGNEEREKTNSFAKTLTQSDANNGGGFSVPRYCAETIFPRLDYSAEPPVQTILVKDVHGAVWKFRHIYRGTPRRHLLTTGWSNFVNHKKLVAGDSIVFLRADNGELCVGIRRAKRSISGGAEVSSGWNTGIPALQGGFSGFLGESVGLCRRRGGGELGLKERGNVKAEVVVEAASIAANGQPFEVVYYPRAGSPEFVVRESAVRAAMRVQWCSGMRFKMAFETEDSSRISWFMGTISSVQVDDPIHWPNSPWRLLQVVWDEPDLLHNVKRVNPWLVELVSNMAAGHGLSRFSPPRKRPRLPLPTEFQLPMGTLVTNPFSPSKPLCYLPDHIPAGIQGARHARSKKLQPFDFKLLDYASQFPRLLTGYPLQIPNCDVSLNMGSSPHEVKKSNEAKTPMFLLFGQPILTAEQISQSHSADTEGNSLDGNQENTANASNASGSAVIQNFPLEASSDGEFPGFDDQTPYLEADF
- the LOC125211515 gene encoding auxin response factor 18-like isoform X3; translated protein: MACLCRWDGSNPSTEFQGNESGVCDDGGGVDGNEEREKTNSFAKTLTQSDANNGGGFSVPRYCAETIFPRLDYSAEPPVQTILVKDVHGAVWKFRHIYRGTPRRHLLTTGWSNFVNHKKLVAGDSIVFLRADNGELCVGIRRAKRSISGGAEVSSGWNTGIPALQGGFSGFLGESVGLCRRRGGGELGLKERGNVKAEVVVEAASIAANGQPFEVVYYPRAGSPEFVVRESAVRAAMRVQWCSGMRFKMAFETEDSSRISWFMGTISSVQVDDPIHWPNSPWRLLQVVWDEPDLLHNVKRVNPWLVELVSNMAAGHGLSRFSPPRKRPRLPLPTEFQLPMGTLVTNPFSPSKPLCYLPDHIPAGIQGARHARSKKLQPFDFKLLDYASQFPRLLTGYPLQIPNCDVSLNMGSSPHEVKKSNEAKTPMFLLFGQPILTAEQISQSHSADTEGNSLDGNQENTANASNASGSAVIQNFPLEASSDGEFPGFDDQTPYLEADF
- the LOC125215567 gene encoding GATA transcription factor 8-like, which translates into the protein MEPELIDEIDCGNFFDQMDDLIDFPPDSECGDANLVSSSDCKDFPSWEEALQGCDTLFSASHDSSASDLAAELSVPYEDIVQLEWLSTFVEDSFSGGGLTVGKENLRASNDSPHSQFQSLSPVSVVESSSCSSSSSSGGKVMPLSPCHRGPQRARSKRPRPATFNPRPAIQLISPASSYQENPHVSSALHGGVSSESNNFAESWPVKKSKKIKITPPANPTAAQQDPPPVRKCLHCEITKTPQWRAGPMGPKTLCNACGVRYKSGRLFPEYRPAASPTFVPSLHSNSHKKVTEMRCKAETRSAAAAPDTSV
- the LOC125211515 gene encoding auxin response factor 18-like isoform X2; translated protein: MACLCRWDGSNPSTEFQVPLLGNESGVCDDGGGVDGNEEREKTNSFAKTLTQSDANNGGGFSVPRYCAETIFPRLDYSAEPPVQTILVKDVHGAVWKFRHIYRGTPRRHLLTTGWSNFVNHKKLVAGDSIVFLRADNGELCVGIRRAKRSISGGAEVSSGWNTGIPALQGGFSGFLGESVGLCRRRGGGELGLKERGNVKAEVVVEAASIAANGQPFEVVYYPRAGSPEFVVRESAVRAAMRVQWCSGMRFKMAFETEDSSRISWFMGTISSVQVDDPIHWPNSPWRLLQVVWDEPDLLHNVKRVNPWLVELVSNMAAGHGLSRFSPPRKRPRLPLPTEFQLPMGTLVTNPFSPSKPLCYLPDHIPAGIQGARHARSKKLQPFDFKLLDYASQFPRLLTGYPLQIPNCDVSLNMGSSPHEVKKSNEAKTPMFLLFGQPILTAEQISQSHSADTEGNSLDGNQENTANASNASGSAVIQNFPLEASSDGEFPGFDDQTPYLEADF